A single genomic interval of Corallococcus macrosporus harbors:
- a CDS encoding tetratricopeptide repeat protein — translation MSERNDVTRPSSSASVPPPGAPESTGAVQALAQNVTTLPAPVPTASAEDDARERIASMEREAKALATTEPQTAALLFHEVGLLWEEPLKNPRNAAVAFQNAYKLAPRFLANIRAARRLFADVGNWQMVVQLIDAELIASDDPRQQASLLFEKGQILEERLSRDNDAADALRQALDRKPTDVTLLTQLESVYASRNDAGALVEIYRLLAAAVVPPSLRAHYLTSAGMVLEERLKQKEAAAAAFREAFALDRSDPLLQAAIKRVAEREGRTDELLSALLSEAEGQGSQGAPAYLHIAKAHDRLGRKDDALSALLAARRVSPHEPLVLSALAGIYETQGRFEELADVLLAWVGSINDESELVAINLRLAALYEDDLKRDQEAAARYQAILSRIPSHAAALAGLGKLSYRMQNWEGLVAVFDAEVTAAEDAKGKAARMYKAAEILEERLGRQEDAIARYNACLQLQPGYLPAQKALTRLYERQGRFAELVSMFEQDLLQTSDRDQVITTLNKMAVIYEDRLGDLDHAIECMKRILDLASDHLPTLRNLARLYERAGRYRELLETNDLEASFAGDTKQVLSLLHRNAEILDEHLKDRVGAITAYERVLALSPSYLPALKALGRLYAQDGRWEKLIDMYRAESEISASTDAAAALIYKIGELYEHRLKQENEALASYQEALMLAPSYFPALRALARIHRAHGAWESLVEVLRADAANRTDPLERANALYQAAAIWEDQLGRPELAIDGYQEVLRLTPGHAATLRALERLYVAQDNVKELVSILDRETQVGQTPAAKVTAYLKLARLYLDRFQEPSRAAQCCESVLGLEPGNLTALTLLERIRVSDRPRRAELRTRIAERVTDTRLSSALRLLAAADQEKGPPTERTLEVYQRAFDADPSDARLAFSLERVLRQSGDTAALSRMYGMRLAVTTDATEALELLLRAAELAEKNPDLEQAAALYRQALELQSQCLPALQGARRVALRRGDFATARTMMETEARASRDAKSAIEGFVAAAKLAAQKLNDPDGAAALYRLALERDPLHPGAATGLEELLAQRGGSSDLAALHERRAEARLAQRDVEAAAAAYVTAARLHNVALGDRARALAVLEKALTARPGFPDALETRGLLLLEAQQYAEAAQMLGQRVQQGGDPRVLAQHHLTLGALYQQHLGDPGRAAAHLQTALATLPRHPEALERLATVYAQGRNFGGAVDCLRRLLDQDLPNDARARFTVELARIHDEGLGDVASATALYKKALELTPGEPTLVDRLVVLYERQRNLPELAQMLEAQAAATASSDVKRAVALRIRVASFYAGPLAEPARATVIYRQLVEQDGQNLQARAALAELYGRDMASYPLAIEEHRQILRQDPSRVDSLHALFKLWEAQKQQDKAFAVAAVLTFMRATNEVEQAFYSEARVRQPQEPREALPATDVDTVLMHPAARGPLTELLRAMGEHLGKVHPPQFEMLGVNPKQDKLKPDSAVFKAVRAVAQTFGVEEFEVYLARRGLLQLETTEPLSLCVGQDVVRRFNAREQKFLIGKAVLGLLNKTAVLSKLSQGETVDLFGNAIRVHVQQFNGLGRRNDETTKQLKKAFSRKAMKASEGPAQTLSEQSKIDVATVVDALGYSADRAGLLVCGDPSVGLTMVLREDPNVVANKQEGTDAILQAVRERADLKALLSWLLTDDFFRLRQRLGLAL, via the coding sequence ATGAGCGAGCGCAATGACGTCACGCGGCCTTCGTCCTCCGCATCGGTGCCTCCCCCCGGAGCCCCCGAATCGACGGGCGCGGTCCAGGCATTGGCCCAGAACGTGACCACCCTCCCCGCTCCCGTCCCCACCGCCAGCGCCGAGGACGATGCCCGCGAGCGCATCGCTTCCATGGAGCGCGAGGCCAAGGCGCTCGCCACCACCGAGCCGCAGACCGCCGCCCTCCTCTTCCATGAGGTCGGTCTGCTCTGGGAAGAGCCGCTCAAGAATCCTCGCAACGCCGCTGTCGCGTTCCAGAATGCGTACAAGCTGGCGCCGCGCTTCCTCGCGAACATCCGCGCCGCTCGCCGCCTCTTCGCCGACGTCGGCAACTGGCAGATGGTCGTGCAGCTCATCGACGCGGAGCTCATCGCGTCGGACGATCCCCGCCAGCAGGCCTCGCTCCTCTTCGAGAAGGGGCAGATCCTCGAGGAGCGCCTGTCCCGCGACAACGACGCCGCGGATGCGCTTCGCCAGGCCCTGGACCGCAAGCCCACGGACGTCACGCTCCTCACGCAGCTCGAGTCCGTCTACGCGTCACGCAACGACGCGGGCGCGCTGGTGGAGATCTACCGGCTGCTTGCCGCCGCCGTCGTTCCTCCGTCCCTTCGCGCCCACTACCTCACCTCCGCGGGCATGGTCCTGGAGGAGCGCCTCAAGCAGAAGGAGGCCGCTGCGGCGGCGTTCCGTGAGGCGTTCGCGCTCGACCGCTCCGACCCGCTGCTCCAGGCCGCCATCAAGCGCGTCGCCGAGCGCGAGGGCCGCACCGATGAGTTGCTCTCCGCCCTCCTCTCCGAGGCCGAGGGCCAGGGCTCCCAGGGCGCCCCCGCGTACCTCCACATCGCCAAGGCCCATGACCGCCTGGGCCGCAAGGACGATGCCCTGTCCGCGCTGCTCGCCGCCCGCCGCGTGAGCCCGCATGAGCCCCTGGTCCTCAGCGCGCTCGCCGGTATCTACGAGACGCAGGGCCGGTTCGAGGAGCTGGCCGACGTGCTGCTCGCGTGGGTGGGTTCCATCAACGACGAGAGCGAGCTCGTCGCCATCAACCTGCGCCTCGCCGCGCTGTACGAGGACGACCTCAAGCGCGACCAGGAGGCCGCCGCCCGCTACCAGGCCATCCTCTCCCGCATCCCCAGCCATGCCGCCGCGCTCGCGGGCCTGGGCAAGCTGTCGTACCGGATGCAGAACTGGGAAGGCCTCGTCGCCGTCTTCGACGCGGAGGTCACCGCCGCCGAGGACGCCAAGGGCAAGGCCGCTCGCATGTACAAGGCGGCGGAGATCCTGGAAGAGCGTCTGGGCCGCCAGGAGGACGCGATTGCTCGCTACAACGCGTGCCTCCAGCTCCAGCCGGGATACCTCCCCGCGCAGAAGGCCCTCACCCGCCTCTACGAGCGCCAGGGCCGCTTCGCCGAGCTCGTGTCGATGTTCGAGCAGGACCTGCTCCAGACGTCCGACCGTGACCAGGTCATCACCACGCTCAACAAGATGGCGGTCATCTACGAGGACCGCCTGGGCGACCTCGACCACGCCATCGAGTGCATGAAGCGCATCCTCGACCTGGCGTCGGATCACCTGCCCACGCTGCGCAACCTGGCCCGCCTCTACGAGCGCGCCGGGCGCTACCGCGAGCTGCTGGAGACCAACGACCTGGAGGCGTCCTTCGCCGGCGACACCAAGCAGGTGCTGTCGCTCCTCCACCGCAACGCGGAGATCCTCGACGAGCACCTGAAGGACCGCGTGGGCGCCATCACCGCGTATGAGCGCGTGCTCGCGCTGTCGCCCTCGTACCTGCCCGCGCTCAAGGCCCTGGGCCGGCTGTACGCGCAGGACGGCCGCTGGGAGAAGCTCATCGACATGTACCGCGCGGAGTCCGAGATCTCGGCCTCCACCGACGCGGCCGCCGCGCTCATCTACAAGATTGGCGAGCTGTACGAGCACCGCCTCAAGCAGGAGAACGAGGCGCTGGCGTCGTACCAGGAGGCGCTGATGCTGGCGCCCAGCTACTTCCCGGCACTGCGCGCGCTGGCCCGCATCCACCGGGCCCACGGCGCGTGGGAGAGCCTCGTGGAAGTGCTTCGCGCGGACGCCGCCAACCGCACCGACCCGCTGGAGCGCGCCAACGCGCTCTACCAGGCCGCCGCCATCTGGGAGGATCAGCTCGGCCGTCCGGAGCTGGCCATCGACGGCTACCAGGAGGTGCTGCGTCTCACGCCGGGCCACGCAGCCACGCTGCGCGCACTGGAGCGCCTGTACGTCGCGCAGGACAACGTGAAGGAGCTGGTCTCCATCCTCGACCGCGAGACGCAGGTGGGCCAGACGCCCGCGGCCAAGGTGACCGCGTACCTCAAGCTCGCGCGGCTGTACCTGGACCGCTTCCAGGAGCCGTCCCGCGCCGCGCAGTGCTGCGAGTCCGTGCTGGGCCTGGAGCCCGGCAACCTCACCGCCCTGACGCTGCTGGAGCGCATCCGCGTTTCGGACCGCCCCCGCCGCGCGGAGCTGCGCACCCGCATCGCCGAGCGCGTCACCGACACGCGCCTGTCCAGCGCCCTGCGCCTGCTGGCCGCCGCGGATCAGGAGAAGGGCCCGCCCACCGAGCGCACCCTGGAGGTCTACCAGCGCGCGTTCGACGCGGACCCGTCCGACGCGAGGCTCGCCTTCAGCCTGGAGCGCGTGCTGCGCCAGAGCGGGGACACCGCCGCCCTGTCGCGCATGTACGGCATGCGGCTGGCCGTCACCACCGACGCCACGGAGGCGCTGGAGCTGCTGCTGCGCGCCGCCGAGCTGGCGGAGAAGAACCCCGACCTGGAGCAGGCCGCCGCCCTCTACCGGCAGGCGCTGGAGCTCCAGTCGCAGTGCCTCCCCGCGCTCCAGGGTGCCCGCCGCGTGGCCCTGCGCCGCGGCGACTTCGCCACCGCCCGCACCATGATGGAGACCGAGGCCCGCGCGAGCCGCGACGCCAAGAGCGCCATCGAGGGCTTCGTCGCCGCCGCGAAGCTCGCGGCCCAGAAGCTCAATGATCCCGACGGCGCCGCGGCCCTGTACCGCCTGGCGCTGGAGCGCGACCCGCTGCACCCGGGCGCCGCCACCGGCCTGGAGGAGCTGCTCGCGCAGCGCGGCGGTTCCTCCGACCTCGCGGCCCTGCACGAGCGGCGCGCCGAGGCCCGGCTCGCGCAGCGTGACGTGGAAGCAGCGGCGGCGGCGTACGTCACCGCGGCCCGGCTGCACAACGTGGCCCTGGGCGACCGTGCCCGTGCGCTCGCGGTGCTGGAGAAGGCCCTGACGGCCCGCCCCGGCTTCCCCGACGCGCTGGAGACGCGCGGCCTGCTCCTGCTGGAGGCGCAGCAGTACGCGGAGGCCGCGCAGATGCTCGGCCAGCGCGTGCAGCAGGGCGGTGACCCTCGCGTGCTCGCGCAGCACCACCTGACGCTGGGCGCGCTCTACCAGCAGCACCTGGGCGACCCGGGCCGCGCGGCCGCGCACCTCCAGACGGCGCTGGCCACCCTGCCCCGCCACCCGGAGGCGCTGGAGCGGCTGGCCACGGTGTACGCGCAGGGCCGCAACTTCGGCGGCGCGGTGGACTGCCTGCGGCGCCTGTTGGATCAGGACCTGCCCAACGACGCTCGCGCGCGCTTCACCGTGGAGCTGGCGCGCATCCACGACGAGGGCCTGGGCGACGTCGCCTCCGCCACGGCGCTCTACAAGAAGGCGCTGGAGCTGACGCCGGGTGAGCCCACGCTGGTGGACCGGCTGGTGGTCCTCTACGAGCGCCAGCGCAACCTGCCGGAGCTGGCGCAGATGCTGGAGGCCCAGGCGGCCGCTACGGCGTCCTCGGACGTCAAGCGCGCGGTGGCCCTGCGCATCCGCGTGGCCAGCTTCTACGCGGGTCCGCTGGCGGAGCCTGCTCGCGCCACCGTCATCTACCGGCAACTCGTGGAGCAGGACGGCCAGAACCTCCAGGCCCGCGCCGCGCTGGCGGAGCTGTATGGCCGCGACATGGCCAGCTACCCGCTCGCCATCGAGGAGCACCGGCAGATCCTGCGCCAGGACCCCTCGCGAGTGGACAGCCTGCACGCGCTGTTCAAGCTGTGGGAAGCGCAGAAGCAACAGGACAAGGCCTTCGCCGTCGCCGCGGTGCTGACGTTCATGCGCGCCACCAACGAGGTGGAGCAGGCCTTCTACTCGGAGGCGCGCGTCCGGCAGCCGCAGGAGCCCCGCGAGGCGCTGCCCGCCACGGACGTGGACACCGTCCTCATGCACCCGGCCGCGCGCGGCCCGCTGACGGAACTCTTGCGCGCCATGGGCGAGCACCTGGGCAAGGTGCACCCGCCGCAGTTCGAGATGCTCGGCGTCAATCCCAAGCAGGACAAGCTCAAGCCGGACTCGGCCGTGTTCAAGGCCGTGCGCGCGGTGGCGCAGACCTTCGGCGTGGAGGAGTTCGAGGTCTACCTCGCCCGGCGCGGCCTCTTGCAGTTGGAGACGACGGAGCCCCTGTCCCTGTGCGTGGGCCAGGACGTCGTGCGCCGCTTCAACGCCCGTGAGCAGAAGTTCCTCATCGGCAAGGCGGTGCTGGGCCTGCTCAACAAGACGGCCGTCCTCTCCAAGCTGTCCCAGGGCGAGACGGTGGACCTGTTTGGCAACGCCATCCGCGTGCACGTGCAGCAGTTCAACGGCCTGGGCCGGCGCAACGACGAGACGACGAAGCAGCTCAAGAAGGCGTTCAGCCGCAAGGCGATGAAGGCCTCGGAAGGCCCCGCGCAGACGCTGTCGGAGCAGTCGAAGATCGACGTGGCGACGGTGGTGGACGCGCTCGGCTACTCGGCGGACCGCGCGGGCCTGCTGGTGTGCGGCGACCCGTCCGTGGGCCTCACCATGGTGCTGCGCGAGGATCCGAACGTGGTGGCCAACAAGCAGGAGGGCACCGACGCCATCCTCCAGGCCGTGCGCGAGCGCGCGGACCTGAAGGCCCTGCTGTCGTGGCTGCTCACGGACGACTTCTTCCGGCTGCGCCAGCGGCTCGGCCTGGCGCTGTAG
- a CDS encoding competence/damage-inducible protein A — MERTGAAAIIIGNEVLTAKVKDENGPHLIQRLRELGIPLVSVETILDDVDAIVDAVARARRKARYVFTSGGIGPTHDDVTVRAVALALGRPVVRLPEMVSAIQARAGTSPVTPESLRLADAPEGAVLLAQPGMWFPVLTVGDLFLLPGVPQLFRLQLETVLSRLSGTPVHLINLYFNLGESALAAVLDRVALDMPHVAIGSYPVFDAAMDYRVKVTVEAMDRAHVDDAVGRLLTGLPTDALVRRE; from the coding sequence ATGGAGCGCACCGGCGCGGCGGCGATCATCATTGGCAACGAGGTCCTCACCGCCAAGGTGAAGGACGAGAACGGCCCCCACCTCATCCAGCGGCTGCGGGAGCTTGGCATCCCGCTGGTCTCGGTGGAGACCATCCTGGACGACGTGGACGCCATCGTGGACGCGGTGGCCCGCGCCCGGCGCAAGGCCCGCTACGTCTTCACCAGCGGAGGCATTGGCCCCACCCACGACGACGTCACGGTGCGCGCGGTGGCGCTCGCGCTGGGCCGGCCCGTGGTGCGCCTGCCCGAGATGGTGTCGGCCATCCAGGCCCGCGCGGGCACGTCGCCGGTGACGCCGGAGTCGCTGCGCCTGGCGGATGCGCCCGAGGGCGCGGTGCTCCTGGCCCAGCCGGGCATGTGGTTCCCGGTGCTGACGGTGGGGGACCTCTTCCTGCTGCCGGGAGTGCCGCAGCTCTTCCGGCTGCAGCTGGAGACGGTGCTCTCACGGCTGAGCGGCACGCCGGTGCACCTGATCAACCTGTACTTCAACCTGGGCGAGAGCGCCCTGGCGGCCGTGCTGGACCGCGTGGCGCTGGACATGCCCCACGTGGCCATCGGCTCCTATCCCGTCTTCGACGCGGCCATGGACTACCGCGTGAAGGTGACGGTGGAGGCCATGGACCGGGCCCACGTGGACGACGCCGTGGGCCGGCTCTTGACGGGGCTCCCGACGGACGCGCTGGTCCGCCGGGAGTAG